The nucleotide sequence TTCGGTCCTTCGTACTTCTCCATGGTCGCCGCGGGCAGGATGACGTCCGCGAAAAGGTCGGCCGTTCGCGACATCCAGGGGTCGATCGCTGCGACGAACCTGTACTGCCCCAACATGCGTTCGATGTCCGGTTGCGACGCGAAAGAAACGCTCATGTTTGCCATGTGGATGAGCAGGACCTCGGGGATTGTGGCCGGATCGACCCCCCATTTGGCGGGGTCCTTGAAAACGGTGGCGATGACGCCGGGATTGCCGCTGTTGATCGGGTAGTACTTGCTGTCCGCGAGCGCATAGTTGTAGCCCGTCGCCTTGACCTTTGGGTGTCCGAGTTTTTCGTAGTTCTTGTACTCCTTCCACGTCGAATCGATGCGCTGTCCGCCGACGGCCTCGACGGCGCCAAGAAGCATCATCACCATCAGCATGATCCTGATGGCGCCGAAGCCGTGCTCCTGCTGCGACATGTGGTATGCCATGATGCTCACAGGGCGGTAGGGTAGCTTCACGCCCTCGAGCTCGATGGTGCTTCCGATCTGCGCGTTCTCGACCAGGTCCTTGGCGACTTGGCGGATGGACGCCTCCGGGACGCCGCACACCGAAGCGGCCCACGTGGGAGTATACTGCTCGACGTGCGTCTTGAAGAGTTCGTACCCCGTCTTCGCGTTCTTGCCGTCGATCGCGTAGCTCCCCTCGAGGGCGGGGGTCACGCCTGCCGCGTCGAACGGAACGGCGGTGCCCGTGGCGGTGTCCCAGACAAGTTCCTTCGCCACGTCGGTCTCCTTGCCGTCCTTTGTGACCTTGACGGTCTTGGTGAGGAAGAGCCCGTCCTCGCCGACGAGATATGTCGCGTTCGTGTACTTCGTGAGGTATTCGCGATCGATCTTGCCACCTGCCATTATCATGTGGGCGAGCGCTAGTCCGAACGCCATGTCGGTACCGGGCCGTATCGGGATCCAGTCGTCGGCGTGCGGACCGGCGCCGCGCTCGCGCGGGTCTATGTGGACGACCTTCAGGCCCCGGTCCTTTGCTTCGACAAGTTGCCGGTTCCACGTGATCCAGCAGTACTTGTTCCCGCCGCCGTTCGTAAGGTTCCAACCCCAGGACAGGACGTACCGCGTGTGCTTGAAGTCCGGATGCAGAACACCGTGGGGACCGATCGTGTACTCGCAGGCCCGGTAGCCCGCGTCGCTGCAGTAAGCGCCGTGGCCGAACTTGACGGTCCCGAGCGCGGTCGTGAGCGCGTCGTCATAGATCGTCTCGGACTTGCTGCGGCCCTTCTGCCAGACGATGCCCTTGTTCTTGGCGCGCGCTTCCTTGACACGGTCGGCGACGATGGTGAGCGCTTCGTCCCAGGAAGCGGAGCGGAAGGTGCCGGGGACCCCCTTTCCGTTGGTCCTCACCAACGGCGTCTTGATCCTGTTCGGGTCGTAGAGGCATTGGATCTGTGCGATGCCCTTCGGACAGAGTTTCCCGACATTGCGCGGGTTGTTGGGGTCTCCTTCGAGCTTCA is from Euryarchaeota archaeon and encodes:
- a CDS encoding molybdopterin-dependent oxidoreductase, whose product is MTRRTFVKAAATTGAATYVAMKMSEMPLLETVKAADGAPAPLTEEWVPTTCWIGKQECGMLARKINGRVVKLEGDPNNPRNVGKLCPKGIAQIQCLYDPNRIKTPLVRTNGKGVPGTFRSASWDEALTIVADRVKEARAKNKGIVWQKGRSKSETIYDDALTTALGTVKFGHGAYCSDAGYRACEYTIGPHGVLHPDFKHTRYVLSWGWNLTNGGGNKYCWITWNRQLVEAKDRGLKVVHIDPRERGAGPHADDWIPIRPGTDMAFGLALAHMIMAGGKIDREYLTKYTNATYLVGEDGLFLTKTVKVTKDGKETDVAKELVWDTATGTAVPFDAAGVTPALEGSYAIDGKNAKTGYELFKTHVEQYTPTWAASVCGVPEASIRQVAKDLVENAQIGSTIELEGVKLPYRPVSIMAYHMSQQEHGFGAIRIMLMVMMLLGAVEAVGGQRIDSTWKEYKNYEKLGHPKVKATGYNYALADSKYYPINSGNPGVIATVFKDPAKWGVDPATIPEVLLIHMANMSVSFASQPDIERMLGQYRFVAAIDPWMSRTADLFADVILPAATMEKYEGPNSGSDMYTDASVIRVPVTDPLFESKGEIDIYIDLCEKTGDLTGAKGFIAEMNRVLGLKDANALPTETKPTTRAVFDAWARQQGITEGVSFFEKNGVKVKGAVSAKKFYGFASSPPFKSALDPTKVIVHRFYGASLVETQHAMKTAFGSEAEANKLYWLDYTAFPTWRAPTMDSSPAKYAFTLVSYKKIEFKQGRASQVPLLAELAPEQMLEINTEAARSHGIGEGDWVWVESHNAVTGETRKIRVRAALRETIRPDVVGLPHHYGNVARHTGSVGQGPTANALFFTGPGYVGMTADQSFHVKVSVTKDIGGVA